The genomic region CACCGCGGCACGCGCGTGCGCAAGATGCACTCCTCCTACCGCTCGACCTTCCGCACCATCGGCGACATCCCGCTGGCCATGGTCGACCGCCAGAAGATCACGCCGCTGCGCCAGGACTACAAGCGCCGGCGCAACGACCGCCGCGTCGACATCCTCCCTTTTTTCGAGGAAAAGGTTGGCATGCTCTACTACTACCCCAACATGCAGCCCGACATGATCGACTCCATGGTCGACAACGGCTACCGCGGCATCGTCATCGCCGGCACCGGGCTGGGGCATGTCAACAAGCCGCTTTACCCGGCCATCGTGCGCGCCGTCGAAAAGGGCGTGACCATCTACATGACCGTGCAGACGCTCTGGGGCTACGTGCACATGTTCGTCTACGACACCGGCCGCGACCTGATGGCCAAGGGCATCATCCCGGCCGAGAACATGCTCCCGGAAGTCGCCTACGTCAAGTTGGCCTGGGCCCTGGGCCAAACGACCGATCTCGGCAAAGTAAAAGACCTGATGCTCACCCCCATCGCCGGCGAGATCACCGAGCGCGAGCCTTACAACGGTTATTTAATATTCCAGGGCGGCATCCCCGAGGTCGAAGAGTTCATCAAGAAGTTCCACAAATAAGGAAAGTCTTTTTTCGCAGGAACAAAATAAAATCGCTGAAAAATAATTGCTTGCTAAGATTTACTTGAGGAGCGGTTGAATTGTATTGACATGCGCAGGCTATTGATTTACGCTTCCAATCAAGCAAAGAACAGAGATAAGGAGGGACCCATGAAACGCATCATCGCGCTGATCGTCACGTTGTTAGCGCTCTTTTCGGCGGCGCCCGGAGTGATTGGACAGCAGGGCCAGGACCGGGCTACGCGCCCGACAACGCCCCCCAAGCCGGGTCTGGATCCGACC from Candidatus Aminicenantes bacterium harbors:
- a CDS encoding Glu-tRNA(Gln) amidotransferase GatDE subunit D, which codes for HRGTRVRKMHSSYRSTFRTIGDIPLAMVDRQKITPLRQDYKRRRNDRRVDILPFFEEKVGMLYYYPNMQPDMIDSMVDNGYRGIVIAGTGLGHVNKPLYPAIVRAVEKGVTIYMTVQTLWGYVHMFVYDTGRDLMAKGIIPAENMLPEVAYVKLAWALGQTTDLGKVKDLMLTPIAGEITEREPYNGYLIFQGGIPEVEEFIKKFHK